One segment of Polaribacter huanghezhanensis DNA contains the following:
- a CDS encoding M28 family peptidase translates to MRKIITSIAICFTITLSAQTDQKIYDIINNVSADRIKKDVKTLTEFGTRNTFSDTISNTRGIGAARRWVKSTFETISKDCNNCINVFYQKDLVTTKMSKRVPHDAWIVNVVAVQKGTKYPNRYIIMSGDIDSRASNGSDFTTDAPGANDNASGLAGTIEAARVLSKYKFENSIIYLGLSGEEQGLFGGAGLAKYAKEKGWDIIGILNNDMIGNITGVDGVIDNRSFRIFSEPVPANETERQRKARRFYGGEVDGNSRQLARYIHKMTKTYMPEMNPMMIYRLDRFGRGGHHRPFNDLGFAGIRIMEAHENYTQQHQNIRVENGIKYGDTFEHVNFDYAKKLTAVNAITMAGIASAPPAPKDVGIGGAVQAAVKLEWDKVDGAKGYKIYWRDTTSPTWDKSRYVGDVSRFLLEGIVVDNFFFGVAAVGKDGHESVVVFPSKIIRKW, encoded by the coding sequence ATGAGAAAAATAATTACCAGTATCGCTATCTGTTTTACCATTACTTTATCGGCACAAACAGATCAAAAAATCTACGACATTATAAATAATGTTTCTGCAGATAGAATTAAAAAAGATGTTAAAACACTTACAGAATTTGGAACAAGAAATACATTTTCTGACACCATTTCTAATACACGTGGAATTGGAGCAGCGCGTCGTTGGGTAAAATCAACCTTCGAAACAATTTCGAAAGATTGTAATAATTGCATCAACGTTTTTTATCAAAAAGATTTAGTTACCACTAAAATGAGTAAAAGAGTACCGCATGATGCTTGGATTGTCAATGTTGTAGCAGTACAAAAAGGAACAAAATACCCAAACAGATATATTATTATGAGTGGCGATATTGATTCTCGTGCAAGTAATGGATCTGATTTTACAACCGATGCTCCTGGCGCAAATGACAACGCTTCTGGATTGGCAGGAACCATAGAGGCTGCAAGAGTTTTATCGAAATATAAATTCGAAAATAGCATCATTTATCTTGGATTGTCTGGTGAAGAGCAAGGATTGTTTGGCGGCGCAGGTTTGGCAAAGTATGCAAAAGAAAAAGGGTGGGATATTATTGGTATTTTAAACAATGATATGATTGGTAATATTACTGGAGTAGATGGCGTAATTGATAATAGATCGTTTAGAATTTTCTCTGAACCAGTACCTGCAAACGAAACCGAAAGACAACGTAAAGCAAGACGTTTTTATGGTGGAGAAGTTGATGGAAATTCTCGTCAATTAGCTCGTTACATTCATAAAATGACAAAAACATACATGCCAGAAATGAATCCGATGATGATTTATCGTTTAGATCGATTTGGTCGTGGCGGACATCACAGACCTTTTAATGATTTAGGTTTTGCAGGAATCAGAATTATGGAGGCGCACGAAAACTACACACAACAACATCAAAATATTAGAGTAGAAAATGGCATTAAATATGGTGATACTTTTGAGCATGTAAATTTTGACTATGCAAAAAAATTAACCGCTGTAAATGCTATTACAATGGCAGGCATCGCTTCTGCTCCACCAGCACCAAAAGATGTTGGAATTGGAGGTGCAGTTCAAGCAGCTGTGAAATTAGAATGGGACAAAGTTGATGGCGCAAAAGGATATAAAATTTATTGGAGAGACACCACCTCTCCAACTTGGGATAAAAGCCGTTACGTAGGTG